The nucleotide window AGAAGCAGGAGGTGATGGAGAAATGCCCTCAAGAATATCTTGAATTTACAATTGGGCTCATCATACTTATACACCAGTGGCACTATTGTGGTTCTAGGAATCTTTTGGGGGTATTTACAACTTCTTTTAGAGGTCCATGATTGTACACGTGGCGATATCTTTACCGAATGATATGAAACgcaatgaaatccaatagaATTATTTGAGATGTGAACATAAACATGAACTCATAGAAAATGGAGTCTCTTTTATTATTGATGGTGGCAAAATATTCTAAAcaacataattaaattaatggcTATAGCCTAAACATATTCTAAACCCTAAGcatacatgcatgcatggtaTTATTCTAAAGCTGGGAAAGAGTTGATTGAGAGTACGTCCatcttatttgttttgcgCATGCCAGAGAGTCCATGCCCTTGCAGTGGCGTTGTAGGCCTGTAGATCCGTCTTGTAGACGTGGGCGACATCCTTGTCGAGAGGGTCGTCAGGGTTAGGTATAGTCAGCAAGGACATGATTGAGATCAACACCTTAGGGATGGTAAGGGCAGGGGTCCATTCGTTTTTTAGGACGTTGAGGCAAATGCTTCCATTGCTATTGATATTTGGGTGGTACACTTTGGTAATAAACTTCACCTTTGGGGGCTGAAATGGATAACTAGAGggaaattcaatatcaagctTAAAAAAACCTCCTTCATATGGGCTCTCAGGAGGTCCCATAATTGTGGCATGCCAATGATAA belongs to Prunus persica cultivar Lovell chromosome G4, Prunus_persica_NCBIv2, whole genome shotgun sequence and includes:
- the LOC18778760 gene encoding ubiquitin-conjugating enzyme E2 11, producing MDPSTKNRIQKELKDIKKDRNPLYKAVDTVKDNIYHWHATIMGPPESPYEGGFFKLDIEFPSSYPFQPPKVKFITKVYHPNINSNGSICLNVLKNEWTPALTIPKVLISIMSLLTIPNPDDPLDKDVAHVYKTDLQAYNATARAWTLWHAQNK